In Salinarimonas sp., a genomic segment contains:
- a CDS encoding formate dehydrogenase subunit gamma: MLRASLTSAVKTGRAALAAIALLGLAALAAPETVSAQTVNPTADAVTEEQLLQALQPGGEIAGRVSIPDQAATGLIKPGGQDWRAFHQGTMLWITAIALLGMLAVVVAFYAVRGKITIDSGLSGIKILRFNGFERFVHWLTAGSFLVLALTGLNLVFGRHVLLPLFGPETFAAATQWGKYAHNYLAWPFMAGLVFMLVVWIKDNIPNGTDVAWLKAGGGLFSKGVHPPAKKFNAGQKGIFWSVIIGGAALSVTGVFLLFPWLAGGYADWQLMQIIHGIVAAVLVAIMVGHIYIGSVGMQGAFDAMGSGEVDYNWAKEHHSLWAEEARRKQAAAGGRATPAPQPAE; this comes from the coding sequence ATGCTCCGCGCGAGCCTCACCTCAGCCGTTAAGACCGGGCGCGCCGCCCTCGCGGCGATCGCGCTTCTCGGCCTCGCCGCCCTCGCGGCCCCCGAGACGGTCTCGGCGCAAACCGTCAATCCGACCGCCGACGCGGTCACGGAGGAGCAGCTCCTCCAGGCGCTCCAGCCGGGCGGCGAGATCGCCGGGCGCGTCTCGATTCCGGATCAGGCGGCGACGGGCCTGATCAAGCCCGGCGGCCAGGACTGGCGCGCCTTCCACCAGGGCACGATGCTTTGGATCACGGCGATCGCGCTCCTCGGCATGCTCGCCGTCGTCGTCGCCTTCTACGCCGTGCGCGGCAAGATCACGATCGATTCCGGCCTGTCGGGAATCAAGATCCTGCGCTTCAACGGCTTCGAGCGCTTCGTGCACTGGCTCACCGCCGGCTCGTTCCTGGTGCTCGCGCTGACGGGGCTCAACCTCGTCTTCGGTCGTCACGTGCTCCTGCCGCTGTTCGGGCCGGAGACCTTCGCCGCGGCGACGCAGTGGGGCAAGTACGCCCACAATTATCTCGCCTGGCCGTTCATGGCCGGCCTCGTCTTCATGCTCGTCGTCTGGATCAAGGACAACATCCCCAACGGCACGGACGTCGCGTGGCTGAAGGCGGGCGGCGGCCTGTTCTCGAAGGGCGTCCATCCGCCGGCGAAGAAGTTCAACGCCGGCCAGAAGGGGATCTTCTGGTCCGTGATCATCGGCGGCGCGGCGCTCTCCGTCACCGGCGTGTTCCTGCTCTTCCCCTGGCTCGCCGGCGGCTATGCCGACTGGCAGCTGATGCAGATCATCCACGGCATCGTCGCCGCGGTGCTGGTCGCCATCATGGTCGGCCACATCTACATCGGCTCGGTGGGCATGCAGGGCGCCTTCGACGCCATGGGCTCCGGCGAGGTCGACTACAATTGGGCGAAGGAGCACCACTCGCTCTGGGCCGAGGAGGCCCGCCGCAAGCAGGCCGCAGCCGGCGGGCGCGCGACGCCGGCGCCGCAGCCGGCCGAGTGA
- the fdh3B gene encoding formate dehydrogenase FDH3 subunit beta → MARMKFLCDADRCIECNACVTACKNEHEVPWGINRRRVVTINDGAPGERSISMACMHCTDAPCAAVCPVDCFYTTVDAVVLHSKDLCIGCGYCFYACPFGAPQYPRVGNFGSRGKMDKCTYCAGGPEADITMAEYEKYGANRLAEGKLPICAEMCSTKALLAGDGEIIAEIYRERVVTRGYGSGAWGWQTAYKETVAI, encoded by the coding sequence ATGGCTCGGATGAAGTTCCTCTGCGACGCGGACCGGTGCATCGAGTGCAACGCCTGCGTCACCGCCTGCAAGAACGAGCACGAGGTGCCGTGGGGCATCAACCGCCGTCGCGTCGTCACCATCAACGACGGCGCGCCCGGCGAGCGCTCGATCTCCATGGCCTGCATGCATTGCACGGACGCGCCCTGCGCCGCCGTGTGCCCGGTCGACTGCTTCTACACGACGGTGGACGCCGTCGTGCTGCACTCGAAGGACCTGTGCATCGGCTGCGGCTACTGCTTCTACGCCTGCCCGTTCGGCGCGCCGCAATACCCGCGCGTCGGCAATTTCGGCTCGCGCGGCAAGATGGACAAGTGCACCTATTGCGCGGGCGGCCCCGAGGCGGACATCACGATGGCGGAGTACGAGAAGTACGGCGCCAATCGTCTCGCCGAGGGCAAGCTGCCGATCTGCGCGGAGATGTGCTCGACCAAGGCGCTGCTCGCCGGCGACGGCGAGATCATCGCCGAGATCTACCGCGAGCGCGTGGTCACGCGCGGCTACGGCTCGGGCGCCTGGGGCTGGCAGACGGCCTACAAGGAGACGGTCGCGATCTGA
- a CDS encoding formate dehydrogenase subunit alpha yields the protein MLVKRKTGEARRARHPAVVAGLVNEAIDRRTFLRRSGLAVGGLAAAGSLSLGAVRKAEAGPMQEGVAVETRKNICTHCSVGCTVIAEVQNGVWVGQEPAWESPINRGTHCAKGASVRELVHGDRRLKYPMKLVGGEWQRTTWEEALTEISAKLGTIREQSGADSVFWLGSAKFSNEGAYLYRKLAAFWGTNSVDHQARICHSTTVAGVANTWGYGAQTNSYNDIRNSKTMIIMGGNPAEAHPVSLQHVLSGKELNQANMIVIDPRFTRTAAHATEYVRIRPGTDIPVIWGMMWHIFENGWEDKDFIAQRVYGMDEVRKEVAKWTPEEVERVSGVPGEQLERVAEMFATQKPSTLIWCMGATQKTVGTANVRAYCNLLLATGNVGSTGTGANIFRGHCNVQGATDLGLDVTSLPLYYGLGEGGWKHWARVWEVEYDWLQGRFDEVPAKAGRDGRDRKTNMETPGITTTRWFDAVMMNPDDVDQRDNVKAMMVFGHGGNTVTRMPEVAEGLKRLDLLVVADPHPTTFAVLGERTDNTYLLPICTQFECSGSRTASNRSIQWGEKVVEPIFESATDYWVIHQLAEKLGFADRMFKNIAMVDGKFGPEPEPESVLSEINRGGWSTGYCGQSPERLKAHMANQGAFDLVTLRAPKDVADVGGDYYGLPWPCWGTPEIRHPGTHILYNTNLHVKDGGGTFRARFGVEREGVTLLSEGSYSVGSELTDGYPQFTYGVLKTLGWDADLTEAERARIEAQGGENADAVSWSLDLSGGIQRVCMEHGVIPFGNGKARAMAWNLPDPVPVHREPIYSPRTELVAQYPTREDFRQQRVPNIGHTVQMAAIEKNVARDFPIILTSGRLVEYEGGGEETRSNKWLAELQQDMFVEINPADAAERGIAEGQFVWVSGPENGSKARVKALVTERVGRGVAFMPFHFAGWFQGVDQRGKYPQGTDPIVLGESVNTVTTYGYDPVTGMQETKVTLCQIAAA from the coding sequence ATGCTCGTCAAGCGCAAGACCGGCGAGGCGCGCCGCGCCCGTCATCCCGCGGTGGTCGCCGGCCTCGTCAACGAGGCCATCGACCGCCGCACCTTCCTGCGCCGCTCCGGCCTCGCCGTCGGCGGCCTCGCCGCCGCGGGCTCGCTGTCGCTCGGCGCCGTGCGCAAGGCCGAGGCCGGCCCGATGCAGGAGGGCGTCGCCGTCGAGACCCGCAAGAACATCTGCACCCACTGCTCGGTTGGCTGCACGGTGATCGCGGAAGTCCAGAACGGCGTGTGGGTCGGCCAGGAGCCGGCCTGGGAGAGCCCGATCAACCGCGGCACCCACTGCGCCAAGGGCGCGTCGGTGCGAGAGCTGGTCCACGGCGACCGCCGCCTGAAGTACCCGATGAAGCTCGTCGGCGGCGAATGGCAGCGCACCACCTGGGAAGAGGCGCTCACCGAGATCTCGGCGAAGCTCGGGACCATCCGCGAGCAGTCTGGCGCGGATTCGGTGTTCTGGCTCGGCTCGGCGAAGTTCTCCAACGAGGGCGCCTATCTCTACCGCAAGCTCGCCGCCTTCTGGGGCACGAACTCGGTCGACCACCAGGCGCGCATCTGCCACTCGACCACGGTGGCCGGCGTCGCCAACACCTGGGGCTACGGCGCCCAGACCAATTCCTACAACGACATCCGCAATTCCAAGACCATGATCATCATGGGCGGGAATCCCGCGGAGGCGCACCCGGTCTCGCTCCAGCACGTGCTTTCGGGCAAGGAGCTGAACCAGGCGAACATGATCGTCATCGATCCGCGCTTCACCCGCACCGCCGCCCACGCCACCGAATACGTCCGCATCCGTCCCGGCACCGACATCCCGGTGATCTGGGGCATGATGTGGCACATCTTCGAGAACGGCTGGGAGGACAAGGACTTCATCGCGCAGCGCGTCTACGGCATGGACGAGGTGCGCAAGGAAGTCGCGAAGTGGACCCCCGAGGAGGTCGAGCGCGTCTCCGGCGTCCCGGGCGAGCAGCTCGAGCGCGTCGCCGAGATGTTCGCGACCCAGAAGCCGTCGACCCTGATCTGGTGCATGGGCGCGACGCAGAAGACGGTGGGCACCGCCAACGTGCGCGCCTACTGCAACCTGCTGCTCGCCACCGGCAACGTCGGCTCCACGGGCACCGGCGCCAACATCTTCCGCGGCCATTGCAACGTGCAGGGCGCGACGGATCTCGGCCTCGACGTCACCTCGCTGCCGCTCTACTACGGCCTCGGCGAGGGCGGCTGGAAGCACTGGGCCCGCGTCTGGGAGGTCGAGTACGACTGGCTGCAGGGCCGCTTCGACGAGGTCCCGGCCAAGGCCGGCCGCGACGGACGCGACCGCAAGACCAACATGGAGACCCCCGGGATCACCACCACCCGCTGGTTCGACGCGGTGATGATGAACCCCGACGACGTCGACCAGCGCGACAACGTCAAGGCGATGATGGTGTTCGGCCACGGCGGCAACACCGTCACCCGCATGCCGGAGGTGGCCGAGGGCTTGAAGCGCCTCGACCTCCTCGTCGTCGCCGACCCGCATCCGACCACCTTCGCGGTGCTGGGCGAGCGGACCGACAACACCTACCTCCTGCCGATCTGCACGCAGTTCGAGTGCTCCGGCTCGCGCACGGCGTCTAACCGCTCGATCCAGTGGGGCGAGAAGGTCGTCGAGCCGATCTTCGAATCGGCGACCGACTACTGGGTGATCCACCAGCTCGCCGAGAAGCTCGGCTTCGCCGACCGGATGTTCAAGAACATCGCCATGGTGGACGGCAAGTTCGGGCCGGAGCCGGAGCCGGAATCGGTGCTCTCGGAGATCAACCGCGGCGGCTGGTCCACCGGCTATTGCGGCCAGAGCCCCGAGCGCCTCAAGGCGCACATGGCCAACCAGGGCGCGTTCGATCTCGTCACCCTGCGTGCGCCCAAGGACGTCGCGGACGTCGGCGGCGACTATTACGGCCTGCCCTGGCCGTGCTGGGGCACGCCGGAGATCCGCCATCCCGGCACGCACATCCTCTACAACACGAACCTTCACGTGAAGGACGGCGGCGGCACCTTCCGCGCCCGCTTCGGCGTGGAGCGCGAGGGCGTCACCCTCCTCTCCGAGGGCTCGTACTCGGTGGGCTCGGAGCTGACGGACGGCTATCCGCAATTCACCTACGGCGTCCTCAAGACGCTGGGGTGGGACGCGGACCTGACGGAGGCCGAGCGCGCCCGGATCGAGGCCCAGGGCGGCGAGAACGCCGACGCGGTCTCCTGGTCGCTCGACCTGTCGGGCGGCATCCAGCGCGTGTGCATGGAGCACGGCGTGATCCCGTTCGGCAACGGCAAGGCCCGGGCCATGGCCTGGAACCTGCCCGATCCGGTGCCGGTCCATCGCGAGCCGATCTACTCGCCGCGCACGGAGCTGGTCGCGCAGTACCCCACCCGCGAGGACTTCCGCCAGCAGCGCGTGCCGAACATCGGCCACACGGTGCAGATGGCGGCGATCGAGAAGAACGTCGCGCGCGACTTCCCGATCATCCTCACCTCCGGGCGCCTCGTGGAATACGAGGGCGGCGGCGAGGAGACGCGCTCGAACAAGTGGCTCGCGGAGCTGCAGCAGGACATGTTCGTCGAGATCAACCCGGCGGACGCGGCCGAGCGCGGCATCGCGGAAGGGCAGTTCGTCTGGGTCTCCGGCCCGGAGAACGGCTCGAAGGCGCGGGTGAAGGCCCTCGTCACCGAACGTGTGGGGCGCGGCGTGGCGTTCATGCCGTTCCACTTCGCCGGCTGGTTCCAGGGCGTCGACCAGCGCGGGAAGTACCCGCAGGGCACGGACCCGATCGTGCTCGGCGAGAGCGTCAACACCGTCACCACCTACGGCTACGACCCCGTGACCGGCATGCAGGAGACCAAGGTCACGCTCTGCCAGATCGCAGCCGCGTGA
- a CDS encoding formate dehydrogenase encodes MRKTQHDESAREALDRRGFLRAVGGAGSLAAAVVVTPLAAGEAQAAESADEKVKARYQETAHVQAFYRTNRY; translated from the coding sequence ATGCGCAAGACGCAACATGACGAGAGCGCCCGCGAGGCGCTCGATCGGCGTGGCTTCCTGCGGGCCGTCGGCGGAGCCGGCAGCCTCGCGGCGGCCGTCGTCGTCACGCCGCTCGCCGCCGGCGAGGCGCAGGCGGCGGAGAGCGCCGACGAGAAGGTGAAGGCGCGCTACCAGGAAACGGCGCACGTCCAGGCCTTCTATCGCACCAACCGTTACTGA
- a CDS encoding Cro/CI family transcriptional regulator: MRDEGLDLAIRAAGGVGALARTLGISQPSVSNWSRIPAERVLAVETATGVPRTRLRPDLYPDGEGGDQVQDIDEIDLLRAREYDLLAHLLGRAPTAETLDALRGLKGDSTPLGMAHLQLADAAARITPEAASREFFDLFIGLGRGELLPYASFYLTGFLHERPLASVRADLKSLGLEREDGLKDPEDHVAILCDVMAGLAGRRFDAEPSAERGFFERHLRPWAPRFFADLEIAPSSRLYKAVGAVGRTFLEIEAEAFEIGE; this comes from the coding sequence ATGCGGGACGAAGGGCTCGATCTGGCGATCCGCGCCGCGGGTGGCGTCGGCGCGTTGGCGCGCACGCTGGGCATCTCCCAGCCGTCCGTGTCCAACTGGAGCCGGATTCCGGCCGAGCGCGTCCTCGCGGTGGAGACCGCCACCGGCGTTCCGCGGACCCGGCTGCGGCCCGATCTCTACCCCGACGGCGAAGGCGGCGATCAGGTGCAGGACATCGACGAGATCGACCTCCTGCGCGCCCGCGAATACGACCTCCTCGCCCATCTCCTCGGCCGGGCGCCCACCGCCGAGACGCTGGACGCCCTGCGCGGCCTCAAGGGCGATTCGACCCCGCTCGGCATGGCGCATCTCCAGCTCGCCGATGCGGCGGCGCGGATCACGCCCGAGGCGGCGAGCCGCGAGTTCTTCGACCTCTTCATCGGGCTGGGGCGCGGCGAGCTTTTGCCCTACGCCTCGTTCTATCTCACGGGCTTCCTGCACGAGCGCCCGCTCGCGTCGGTGCGCGCCGACCTGAAGTCGCTCGGCCTCGAGCGCGAGGACGGCCTCAAGGACCCGGAGGATCACGTCGCGATCCTGTGCGACGTCATGGCGGGCCTCGCCGGCCGCCGCTTCGACGCGGAGCCGAGCGCCGAGCGCGGCTTCTTCGAGCGGCACCTGAGGCCTTGGGCGCCGCGCTTCTTCGCGGATCTGGAGATCGCTCCCTCGTCGCGGCTCTACAAGGCCGTCGGCGCAGTGGGCCGCACCTTCCTGGAGATCGAGGCGGAAGCCTTCGAGATCGGGGAGTGA
- a CDS encoding DUF3306 domain-containing protein, with product MSGEGFLSRWSRRKREEVREEVRAAEEPDENAVPQPTPEAEPAAEPAPVAESAQTLSEEELAALPPIETIDETTDISGYLREGVPAALKNAALRRVWATSPAIRDYLDPAREYAYDWNVPGGVPGDGPLGPNFDAKALADRIFARHQTKVEDPDERTADAQEARGDPPQGGEGNPAVAAADPAEDEGPMQRTVGSARYDVRESSAAHGFAGEAEASEAAPSPQPTPENTAEPRVFRPRPRRHGGATPV from the coding sequence GTGAGCGGCGAGGGGTTCCTGTCGCGCTGGTCGCGGCGCAAGCGCGAGGAGGTCCGGGAGGAGGTCCGTGCGGCCGAGGAGCCGGACGAGAACGCCGTCCCCCAGCCGACGCCCGAGGCCGAGCCGGCCGCCGAGCCCGCGCCCGTCGCCGAATCGGCGCAGACCCTCAGCGAGGAGGAGCTCGCCGCCCTGCCGCCGATCGAGACGATCGACGAGACCACCGACATCAGCGGCTACCTGCGCGAGGGCGTGCCGGCCGCGCTGAAGAACGCCGCGCTCCGCCGGGTCTGGGCGACGAGCCCGGCGATCCGCGACTATCTCGATCCCGCCCGCGAATACGCCTACGACTGGAACGTCCCCGGCGGCGTGCCGGGCGACGGGCCCCTCGGCCCGAACTTCGACGCCAAGGCCCTGGCGGACCGGATCTTCGCCCGGCATCAGACCAAAGTCGAAGACCCCGATGAGCGCACCGCGGATGCGCAAGAGGCCCGCGGCGATCCGCCGCAGGGAGGGGAGGGGAACCCCGCCGTAGCGGCCGCCGACCCGGCCGAGGACGAGGGTCCTATGCAACGGACTGTCGGCAGCGCTCGATATGACGTGAGGGAAAGCTCGGCGGCGCATGGTTTTGCCGGCGAAGCGGAGGCCTCCGAGGCGGCGCCCTCGCCGCAGCCGACGCCCGAAAACACCGCTGAACCACGTGTTTTCCGCCCACGACCCCGCCGTCACGGCGGCGCGACTCCCGTCTAA
- a CDS encoding DUF3305 domain-containing protein — MTHVTLGIVARRRETQNRWAPVSWAPSAVLPSAPETPAWTRIAAEGPEETWYVGPATLDLHPGETAHYRDNLGSGRPSVWVALRKRDERVEVASVSVDPYEGEALAGDEALLLEALPMPPEVEALLAAFVAEFHVEREFFKRKRKPADPNALARRPPRVLGLDEDGRGDPDRENEP; from the coding sequence ATGACCCACGTCACCCTCGGCATCGTCGCGCGCCGGCGCGAGACGCAGAACCGCTGGGCGCCGGTCTCGTGGGCGCCCTCCGCCGTGCTGCCGTCGGCGCCGGAGACGCCGGCCTGGACGCGCATCGCCGCGGAGGGGCCGGAGGAGACCTGGTACGTCGGTCCCGCGACGCTCGACCTGCATCCGGGCGAAACGGCGCATTACCGCGACAATCTCGGCTCCGGCCGGCCCTCCGTGTGGGTGGCGCTGCGCAAGCGTGACGAGCGGGTCGAGGTCGCCTCGGTGAGCGTCGACCCCTACGAGGGCGAGGCGCTCGCCGGCGACGAGGCGCTCCTGCTCGAGGCGCTGCCGATGCCCCCGGAGGTGGAGGCGCTCCTCGCCGCCTTCGTCGCCGAGTTCCACGTCGAGCGGGAATTCTTCAAGCGCAAGCGCAAGCCGGCGGACCCGAACGCGCTCGCGCGCCGCCCGCCGCGGGTGCTCGGCCTCGACGAGGACGGGCGCGGGGACCCGGACCGGGAGAACGAGCCGTGA
- a CDS encoding DUF6352 family protein, whose protein sequence is MREFWVSSGHHLTRRTPEGALAVTDELLLAYLARPEILPPEEACDAERRLYAALMRAPRRTVSEREIAALADPDARENWAFFVSFRDRLLAAGTVEAAYAGIVRDGAVVPPLFLSQMVHLILRNALDGCEDPYTLRAAELFFRPQKVSTYEGSTLLADLELIEEFEGKGPVSPLVSMLGKSITDELDVLDDGNSWTYWSRSDAHTMALPLGSAPKAREGLARAIEAFVAHMHGVSCTVTPLERIEDPSWRWFVGLDAEATAIGNRLWRGEPVGYDDQARVLCLLRLDFGKDAPVEPRVKGAPVYLILAMNPDKVVRTKPQNLVTGLPLVGRG, encoded by the coding sequence ATGAGGGAGTTCTGGGTCTCGAGCGGCCACCACCTCACCCGCCGCACGCCGGAGGGCGCGCTCGCGGTGACGGACGAGTTGCTGCTGGCCTATCTCGCCCGCCCCGAGATCCTTCCCCCGGAGGAGGCCTGCGACGCCGAGCGGCGGCTCTACGCCGCCTTGATGCGCGCACCGCGCCGCACGGTCTCGGAGCGCGAAATCGCCGCCTTGGCGGATCCGGACGCGCGGGAGAACTGGGCGTTCTTCGTCTCCTTCCGCGACCGGCTCCTCGCCGCGGGTACGGTGGAGGCCGCCTATGCCGGCATCGTGCGCGACGGCGCCGTCGTGCCGCCGCTCTTCCTCTCGCAGATGGTGCACCTGATCCTGCGCAACGCGCTGGACGGCTGCGAGGACCCCTACACCCTGCGCGCCGCCGAGCTGTTCTTCCGCCCTCAGAAGGTCTCGACCTACGAGGGATCGACGCTGCTCGCCGATCTCGAGCTGATCGAGGAGTTCGAAGGCAAGGGACCGGTCTCGCCCCTCGTCTCCATGCTGGGCAAGTCGATCACGGACGAGCTCGACGTCCTCGACGACGGCAATTCCTGGACCTACTGGAGCCGCTCGGACGCCCACACGATGGCGCTGCCGCTCGGCTCCGCGCCGAAGGCGCGCGAGGGCCTCGCCCGGGCGATCGAGGCCTTCGTCGCCCACATGCACGGCGTCTCTTGCACGGTGACGCCGCTCGAGCGCATCGAGGACCCGTCCTGGCGCTGGTTCGTCGGCCTCGACGCCGAGGCGACCGCGATCGGCAACCGCCTCTGGCGTGGCGAGCCGGTGGGCTACGACGACCAGGCCCGCGTGCTCTGCCTGCTGCGCCTCGACTTCGGCAAGGACGCGCCGGTGGAGCCCCGCGTCAAGGGCGCACCGGTCTACCTGATCCTCGCCATGAACCCGGACAAGGTGGTGCGGACGAAGCCGCAGAACCTGGTGACCGGGCTGCCGCTGGTGGGGAGGGGGTGA
- a CDS encoding DUF6505 family protein: MKLPRTIRLDPSDTFVFANPAEPGRWAVTGSFLFLDADPDAMTGKERAAFRAGFADVEALGFSTLVVVTPATPEERDAAVEALARQIAVRFSAPTMDHARAAAAEEVAYAASLCEEHAEGTLIALHRTIREGRLVEQFRTLRHREAGAPGADRLHSHAKAFLVVESEGEDELEERVDLVDMMKGEGT; encoded by the coding sequence GTGAAGCTGCCGCGCACCATCCGGCTCGACCCGTCCGATACCTTCGTCTTCGCCAATCCCGCGGAGCCGGGGCGCTGGGCCGTGACGGGCTCGTTCCTGTTCCTCGACGCCGACCCCGACGCCATGACCGGCAAGGAGCGCGCCGCCTTCCGCGCCGGCTTCGCCGACGTCGAGGCGCTCGGCTTCTCGACGCTCGTCGTGGTCACGCCCGCGACGCCGGAGGAGCGCGACGCGGCCGTCGAGGCGCTCGCCCGGCAGATCGCCGTGCGCTTCTCGGCGCCGACGATGGACCACGCCCGCGCCGCGGCGGCGGAGGAGGTGGCCTACGCCGCCTCGCTCTGCGAGGAGCACGCGGAGGGCACGCTGATCGCGCTCCACCGCACGATCCGCGAGGGCCGGCTGGTCGAGCAGTTCCGCACGCTCCGCCACCGCGAGGCCGGCGCGCCGGGCGCCGACCGGCTGCACAGCCACGCCAAGGCGTTCCTCGTCGTCGAGAGCGAGGGTGAGGACGAGCTGGAGGAGCGGGTGGATCTCGTCGACATGATGAAGGGTGAGGGGACATGA
- a CDS encoding biotin/lipoate--protein ligase family protein, protein MPTLAAAAAPLDLPPLFTAVRLRESGDAFAHACRIAPEAGAGTFVHVGRYDLVEFAVVLEPEEPLVSARRAFFAGMAALADAIAAHCPPEKAVVFRWPDTILYDGALIGGGRLGWPEDCPEDSEPGWLVFGAQLIAARLMVDEGGLKPDSTSLEEEGFAEPQALMESFARHLMLHVDAWANRGFRKVADPYLARLERGKAGERRGIDGNGDLLVHRHGVTGAERTPLLPGLAARAWYDPTRKGPRL, encoded by the coding sequence GTGCCGACACTCGCCGCAGCCGCCGCCCCGCTGGACCTGCCGCCTCTCTTCACCGCCGTGCGCCTGCGCGAATCGGGCGACGCCTTCGCCCATGCCTGCCGCATCGCGCCGGAGGCGGGGGCGGGGACCTTCGTCCATGTCGGGCGCTACGATCTCGTGGAATTCGCCGTCGTGCTCGAGCCCGAGGAGCCGCTCGTCTCGGCGCGGCGCGCCTTCTTCGCCGGCATGGCGGCGCTCGCCGACGCGATCGCGGCGCATTGCCCGCCGGAGAAGGCGGTGGTCTTCCGCTGGCCGGACACGATCCTCTACGACGGCGCGCTGATCGGCGGCGGGCGGCTCGGCTGGCCGGAGGATTGCCCGGAGGATTCCGAGCCGGGCTGGCTCGTCTTCGGCGCGCAGCTCATCGCCGCGCGGCTGATGGTCGACGAGGGCGGCCTGAAGCCCGACTCCACCTCGCTCGAGGAGGAGGGCTTCGCCGAGCCGCAGGCGCTGATGGAGAGCTTCGCGCGCCATCTCATGCTCCACGTCGACGCCTGGGCGAATCGCGGCTTCCGAAAGGTCGCCGATCCCTATCTCGCGCGGCTCGAGCGCGGGAAGGCGGGCGAGCGGCGCGGCATCGACGGCAACGGCGATCTCCTCGTCCACCGCCACGGCGTCACCGGCGCGGAGCGCACGCCGCTCCTGCCCGGCCTCGCCGCGCGCGCCTGGTACGACCCGACGCGAAAGGGCCCGCGCCTGTGA